A genomic region of Dactylococcopsis salina PCC 8305 contains the following coding sequences:
- the gnd gene encoding decarboxylating NADP(+)-dependent phosphogluconate dehydrogenase, with product MTQPSFGVIGLAVMGENLALNVESRGFPVAVYNRTAEKTKTFMAERAQGKNVTDTYTVEEFVKALAPPRKILVMVKAGKPVDAVISQLKPLLQEGDMIIDGGNSLYEDTQRRTEELEAVGLGFMGMGVSGGEEGALLGPSLMPGGTPEAYDKVESIVTKIAAQVDDGPCVTYIGPGGAGHYVKMVHNGIEYGDMQLIAEAYDLLKNALGLNHEQLSEVFAQWNQTEELNSFLIEISAEIFKKIDPETDRPLVDVILDSAGQKGTGRWTVVSSLELGIPIPTIYAAVNARVISSFKEERVAAKEQLAGPSGKYEGDVQSFIDKVRDALYCSKMCSYAQGMALMGKASEEFGFNLNLSEIARIWKGGCIIRAGFLDKIKAAFKENPKLPNLLLAPEFKQTILDRQEAWREVLAVSNQLGIPVPAFSASLDYFDSYRRDRLPQNLTQAQRDFFGAHTYERVDKPRGEFFHTEWMENS from the coding sequence ATGACACAACCGAGCTTTGGTGTAATTGGTTTAGCAGTAATGGGAGAAAACTTGGCTCTAAATGTGGAAAGTCGAGGTTTTCCAGTGGCTGTTTATAACCGCACGGCGGAGAAAACTAAAACTTTTATGGCGGAACGAGCGCAAGGCAAAAATGTCACTGATACTTACACAGTAGAAGAGTTTGTCAAGGCGTTGGCACCTCCTCGTAAAATTTTGGTGATGGTAAAAGCGGGAAAACCAGTGGATGCTGTGATTAGCCAACTGAAACCCCTCCTCCAAGAAGGAGACATGATTATTGATGGCGGAAACTCTCTCTATGAAGACACTCAACGACGCACAGAAGAGTTAGAAGCGGTGGGTTTAGGTTTTATGGGAATGGGTGTCAGTGGCGGTGAAGAAGGAGCGCTTCTCGGACCGAGTTTGATGCCAGGTGGGACTCCTGAAGCCTACGACAAGGTAGAATCGATCGTCACGAAAATTGCGGCGCAAGTGGATGATGGCCCCTGTGTGACTTATATTGGACCGGGTGGCGCGGGTCATTATGTGAAAATGGTTCACAATGGCATTGAATACGGCGATATGCAGTTAATTGCAGAGGCTTATGATTTATTGAAAAATGCTCTCGGTTTGAACCATGAACAGTTAAGTGAGGTGTTCGCGCAATGGAATCAAACAGAGGAGTTAAACTCGTTTTTAATTGAAATTAGCGCGGAAATTTTCAAGAAAATTGACCCAGAAACCGATCGCCCGCTAGTAGATGTTATTCTTGATTCTGCGGGGCAAAAGGGAACTGGACGTTGGACGGTTGTCAGTTCTTTAGAGTTAGGGATTCCCATTCCGACGATTTACGCGGCGGTGAATGCGCGAGTGATTTCTTCGTTTAAGGAAGAGCGAGTGGCGGCGAAAGAACAACTCGCCGGTCCGAGTGGGAAATATGAGGGAGATGTACAATCATTTATTGATAAGGTTCGAGATGCCCTCTACTGCTCGAAAATGTGTTCCTATGCTCAAGGAATGGCGTTGATGGGGAAAGCCTCGGAAGAGTTTGGGTTTAATCTCAATTTGAGCGAAATTGCTCGTATCTGGAAGGGAGGTTGCATTATTCGCGCTGGTTTCTTGGATAAAATTAAAGCGGCTTTTAAGGAGAATCCGAAACTCCCTAATCTTTTACTTGCTCCTGAGTTTAAACAGACGATTCTCGATCGACAAGAGGCGTGGCGAGAAGTTTTAGCTGTGTCTAATCAGTTAGGGATTCCTGTTCCCGCGTTTAGTGCTTCTTTAGATTATTTTGACAGCTATCGGCGCGATCGACTGCCTCAAAATCTTACTCAAGCTCAACGGGATTTCTTTGGCGCTCACACCTACGAGCGAGTCGATAAACCTCGCGGTGAGTTCTTCCATACGGAATGGATGGAAAATAGTTAA
- a CDS encoding Na/Pi symporter, whose translation MQHRVALPKWYNNEGQITKDKGQSCRLGGVYETQHQLVIGHWLMENWQKKSVFKSLIVISLLYFLLVAVRLISSGFQITFGSEAKDLFNFATNPFLGLIIGIFATALIQSSSTVISILVGLVAGGLPLSIAIGIVMGANVGTTITNTIVSLGHLKASEEFKRAFAAATVHDCFNFCCLILFFPLEITFHGLEKASQFISNFLVSFEQNWHLISGSGNCL comes from the coding sequence ATGCAACATCGTGTCGCACTTCCAAAATGGTATAATAACGAAGGACAAATAACGAAGGACAAAGGACAATCATGTAGGTTGGGTGGAGTTTACGAAACCCAACACCAATTAGTCATTGGTCACTGGTTAATGGAAAACTGGCAGAAAAAATCTGTTTTCAAATCGCTCATTGTGATTAGCCTACTATACTTTCTTTTAGTGGCGGTTCGTCTCATTAGTAGCGGTTTTCAAATTACTTTTGGATCAGAAGCCAAAGATTTATTTAACTTTGCAACCAATCCTTTTTTAGGTTTAATTATTGGCATTTTCGCCACTGCTTTAATTCAATCTTCCAGCACCGTTATCTCGATTTTAGTTGGTTTAGTTGCTGGTGGTTTGCCGCTTTCTATCGCGATCGGGATCGTGATGGGAGCAAATGTTGGCACAACGATCACCAATACAATTGTTAGTTTAGGTCATCTCAAAGCATCGGAAGAATTTAAACGAGCGTTTGCGGCTGCTACTGTCCATGATTGCTTTAATTTTTGTTGTTTAATCCTATTTTTTCCGTTAGAAATTACATTTCATGGTTTAGAGAAAGCGTCGCAGTTTATCAGCAATTTTTTAGTTAGTTTTGAGCAAAATTGGCATCTAATATCAGGTTCGGGTAATTGTTTATAA
- a CDS encoding DNA phosphorothioation system restriction enzyme produces the protein MNIDWEELARNYENKNRYRNTVREVRGNYNFQATPSPSFPSDLILRDYQKQAVINWFRHRGRGVLKMATGSGKTITALAIAIELYEKIGLQVLLVVCPYRHLVTQWSRESEKFNLQPILAFESVEQWQGKLSHQLYLLTRGTIDFVTVITTNATLITEGLQSQLSYFPEKSLIVGDEVHHFGSPRLLASLPKTIGLRLGLSATPERYFDETGTDAIFGYFGSVLKPEFTLADAIEQGALVPYYYYPIFVELTESEALAYAKLTKRIGWELAENSNWKNNETLTALLMQRSRLVGTAENKLPTLFKLMSSRLHTSHTLFYCGDGAIESPDRGTYRQVAAVTQLLGNELGFRVNSYTAETPLPEREKLRQQFESGELQGLVAIHCLDEGVDIPAICHGVILASTGNPRQFIQRRGRVLRPHPKKKEATIFDLIVIPPQLDRATWEVERKLLQKELKRFLEFGKLAKNAESATQKLLALQEQYQLPVI, from the coding sequence ATGAACATCGACTGGGAAGAATTAGCGCGAAACTACGAAAATAAGAACCGCTACCGCAATACAGTTAGGGAAGTTCGAGGAAATTATAACTTTCAAGCTACACCGTCTCCTAGTTTTCCCTCTGATTTGATTTTAAGAGATTATCAAAAACAAGCTGTTATTAATTGGTTTCGTCATCGTGGTCGAGGAGTGCTAAAAATGGCAACTGGTAGCGGTAAAACGATCACGGCTCTTGCGATTGCGATCGAATTATATGAGAAAATAGGTTTACAGGTTTTGTTGGTGGTTTGTCCTTATCGTCATTTAGTAACTCAATGGTCAAGAGAAAGTGAAAAGTTTAATTTACAACCGATTTTAGCTTTTGAAAGTGTGGAACAATGGCAGGGAAAATTATCCCATCAGCTTTATCTTTTAACTAGAGGAACGATCGATTTTGTCACTGTAATTACTACAAACGCTACTTTAATAACGGAAGGATTACAATCGCAACTGAGTTATTTTCCCGAAAAAAGTTTGATTGTCGGAGATGAAGTTCATCATTTTGGTTCACCGCGTCTGTTGGCAAGTTTACCGAAAACTATTGGCTTACGGTTAGGGTTATCGGCGACACCAGAACGATATTTTGATGAAACAGGAACTGATGCTATATTTGGTTATTTTGGCAGCGTTTTAAAGCCTGAATTTACTTTAGCAGATGCGATCGAGCAGGGGGCTTTAGTTCCTTATTATTATTACCCAATTTTTGTGGAACTAACGGAATCAGAAGCCTTAGCTTATGCCAAATTAACGAAACGTATTGGTTGGGAATTAGCGGAAAATTCTAATTGGAAAAACAATGAAACTTTAACTGCTTTACTAATGCAACGATCGCGCTTAGTGGGAACAGCAGAAAATAAACTTCCCACTTTATTTAAATTAATGTCGTCTCGTTTGCATACCAGCCATACTTTATTCTACTGTGGAGATGGCGCGATCGAAAGCCCCGATCGCGGAACTTATCGTCAAGTTGCCGCCGTCACTCAATTATTAGGAAATGAGTTAGGATTTCGGGTTAATAGTTACACCGCCGAAACACCATTACCCGAAAGAGAAAAGTTACGTCAACAGTTTGAAAGTGGCGAATTACAAGGTTTAGTGGCGATTCATTGTTTAGATGAAGGGGTTGATATTCCTGCTATTTGTCATGGCGTGATTTTAGCGAGTACAGGGAATCCGCGTCAATTTATCCAACGACGGGGAAGGGTATTACGACCTCATCCCAAGAAAAAAGAAGCAACTATTTTTGATTTAATTGTTATTCCACCGCAGCTCGATCGAGCAACTTGGGAAGTAGAACGCAAACTATTACAAAAAGAATTAAAACGTTTTTTAGAGTTTGGAAAATTAGCCAAAAACGCCGAATCAGCAACCCAGAAATTACTGGCTTTACAAGAACAGTATCAACTCCCCGTCATCTAG
- a CDS encoding beta strand repeat-containing protein, translating into MNDLIEALMLNGGTLINEFAQSNLFFSGLETAFGTDYEIETAATLQAMLTDGTFLDELGMEVLPSSALNGALGAYASATNTIYLSSALEGFSLEVTTAVFLEEVGHAVDAFLNTTDSAGDEGAIFSALVRGKPLSEEKLAGLRQEDDFSTIVVDGEEIIIEQATLTVDTETDENDGLEAGDGISLRDAIESIAPGGTITFADGINTITLDEALGELVIDKGLTIDGDLDDDGSPDVTVQRASDATAEFRIFNIDDGNDANVVTVTLDGLTISGGTVSGDGGGILNNENLTLSNSTVSGNSALFGGGIYNGYYYATANVTNSTVSGNFATGSGGGIFNYSGTANVTNSTVSGNSATNDAGGIYSGFDGIANITNSTISDNSATNGGGINSGFNGTANITNSTISDNFATGNGGGIYNNFATANVTNSTVSGNSATGNGGGIYNGNYGTANVTNSTVSGNSAAINGGGIYNYDGTANVTNSTLSGNSANSGGGIYNGYYSTANITNSIVANSVGNDLSRDTGTINASYSLIENNADQINGTNSNNITGQDPLLDPALQDNGGVTQTIALLADSPAIDAGDNNSIPAGVDFDQRGDGFDRIFNGTVDIGAFEVQLPPPTDLIVDTIIDEADGRVTDGDVSLRDALAVIVPGGTITFADGINTITLDEALGELVIDKGLTIDGDLDNDGSPDVTVQRASEATAEFRIFNIDDGNDANVVTVTLDGLTVTGGVASGSSPNNRGGGIFNNREDLTLTNSTVSGNSAADSGGGIYNYYGTANVTNSTVSGNSSFLGGGVGNNGTSTINNSTLSENSADFAGSGVFNYGTSTINNSTLSGNSADFGGGIYNNGTSTINNSTLSDNSAEFGGGVNNFGTSTINNSTLSGNSANSGGGIYNAGTANVTNSTVSGNSATNGGGIYNGYYGTANVTNSIVANSVGDDLSRNGGTINASYSLIENNADQINGTNSNNITGQDPLLDPALQDNGGVTQTIALLAGSPAIDAGDNDSIPTGVDFDQRGDGFDRIVNGTVDIGAFESLPFALEVDTETDENDGLEAGDGISLRDAIESIAPGGTITFADGINTITLDEALGELVIDKGLTIDGDLDDDGSPDVTVERASDATVDFRIFNINDGNDANVVTVTLDGLTVTGGVADGSVPNDRGGGISNREDLTLTNSIVSGNSAANYGGGIYNAGTANVTNSTVSGNSSYIGGGVLNYGTSTINNSTLSGNSADFGGGIYNYGTSTITINNSTLSGNSAEFGGGIYNGGTSTITNSTLSGNLAADGGGVYNKGTSTITNSTLSGNSADDPSFGGNGGGFFNGYGGTSTINNSTLSDNYSTFGGGIYNAYATLTINNSTLSSNSAFQGSGVYNYGTSTINNSTLSGNSADDGGGIYNSGTSTINNSTLSGNSADDYGGGVTNYGTLTIDNSTLSGNSAAYGGGIYNSYYGGTSTINNSTLSGNSADLGGGVSNYGTSTIDNSTLSGNSAEYGGGIYNAGTANVTNSTVSGNSAAYGGGVNNNGTANVTNSIVANSVGDDLSRDTGTINASYSLIENNADQINGTNTNNITGQDPLLDPAGLQDNGGPTQTIALVANSPAIDAGDNTLIPAGVDFDQRGTGFDRIVNGTVDIGAFESLPFALEVDTETDENDGLEAGDGISLRDAIESIAPGGTITFADGINTITLDEALGELVIDKGLTIDGDLDNDGSPDVTVQRASDATIDFRIFNINDGNDANAVTVTLDGLTVSGETVNNSGTVAVETGRLQFDAGYTQTAGLTRVAEVATLGGTLNIEGGTLQGNGFINGNVTMGGTFAPGNSVGEIEVRGDYNQTTAGTLEIEIGGVEAFDRAFIDGNVSLAGRLEVNLLDGFTPSLGETYSVLSANNIEGDFNRFRGLELDNGLLLQPILENNELVLSVEESRFSSSQDLGFGQTGVDVITGSELDNFEQESIILFTGEGNDRAEFATSSANTRNRLYGSKGNDELLVGSRDRAFGVLGNDILDATQGNGNNRLYGGDGQDQLFAGSGDILFGGNDADEFWVANNTLPETANIIGDFTPETDKIGLGSVNLSFDDLTFSDSEGDGVIATNNQSIAIVKNTAASLLDNPDHFLFT; encoded by the coding sequence GTGAATGATTTAATCGAAGCGTTAATGCTCAATGGGGGGACACTCATCAATGAGTTTGCCCAAAGTAACCTGTTTTTTTCAGGATTAGAAACCGCTTTCGGAACTGATTACGAAATCGAGACCGCGGCAACTTTACAAGCAATGCTCACTGATGGGACGTTTTTAGACGAACTAGGGATGGAAGTGTTGCCCAGTTCGGCATTAAATGGGGCGTTGGGAGCTTATGCCAGTGCAACAAATACGATTTATTTATCCAGTGCGTTAGAGGGTTTTTCCCTAGAAGTTACCACCGCCGTGTTTTTAGAAGAGGTGGGTCATGCTGTTGATGCTTTCCTCAATACCACAGACAGCGCTGGGGATGAAGGGGCAATTTTCTCGGCGTTAGTACGAGGAAAACCTCTCAGCGAAGAAAAATTAGCAGGTTTGCGTCAAGAGGATGACTTCAGCACAATTGTTGTTGATGGGGAAGAAATCATCATTGAGCAAGCGACTCTCACTGTGGATACTGAAACTGATGAAAATGATGGTCTTGAAGCAGGAGATGGAATCAGTTTACGAGATGCGATCGAATCGATCGCGCCTGGGGGAACAATTACCTTTGCTGATGGGATTAACACGATTACCCTCGATGAAGCATTGGGGGAATTAGTCATTGACAAAGGCTTAACCATCGATGGCGACCTCGATGATGATGGCAGCCCTGATGTCACGGTGCAACGAGCAAGTGACGCGACTGCTGAATTCCGCATCTTTAATATTGATGATGGGAATGATGCCAACGTAGTGACTGTTACCCTCGACGGTTTAACCATTAGTGGCGGGACTGTCTCAGGTGATGGCGGGGGAATCTTAAACAATGAAAACCTAACCCTCAGCAACAGCACCGTCAGTGGCAATTCTGCTCTTTTTGGCGGGGGGATTTATAACGGCTACTACTATGCCACAGCCAATGTCACCAACAGCACCGTCAGTGGCAATTTTGCTACTGGTAGTGGCGGGGGGATTTTTAACTACTCTGGCACAGCCAATGTCACCAACAGTACCGTCAGTGGCAATTCTGCAACTAATGATGCCGGGGGGATTTATAGCGGCTTCGATGGCATAGCCAATATCACCAACAGCACCATCAGTGACAATTCTGCAACTAATGGTGGGGGGATTAATAGTGGCTTCAATGGCACAGCCAATATCACCAACAGCACCATCAGTGACAATTTTGCTACTGGTAATGGCGGGGGGATTTATAACAATTTTGCCACAGCCAATGTCACCAACAGCACCGTCAGTGGCAATTCTGCTACTGGTAATGGCGGGGGGATTTATAACGGCAACTATGGCACAGCCAATGTCACCAACAGTACCGTCAGTGGCAATTCTGCTGCAATTAATGGCGGAGGGATTTATAACTATGATGGCACAGCCAATGTCACCAACAGTACTCTCAGTGGCAATTCTGCTAATTCTGGCGGGGGAATTTATAACGGCTACTATAGCACAGCCAATATCACCAACAGTATCGTCGCCAATAGTGTGGGGAACGATCTATCTCGTGACACTGGAACAATCAACGCCAGTTACAGCCTCATTGAGAATAATGCTGACCAAATCAATGGCACTAATAGCAACAATATCACTGGACAAGACCCCCTCCTTGATCCTGCATTACAAGACAATGGCGGTGTCACACAGACGATCGCGCTGTTAGCGGATTCACCCGCAATTGATGCTGGCGATAATAACTCGATTCCTGCTGGTGTTGACTTTGACCAACGGGGAGACGGCTTCGATCGAATTTTCAACGGCACAGTGGATATTGGAGCGTTTGAAGTGCAACTTCCTCCTCCAACGGATTTAATCGTGGACACCATTATAGATGAAGCCGATGGCAGAGTCACCGATGGGGATGTGAGCTTACGAGATGCTCTAGCAGTGATCGTGCCCGGAGGTACAATTACCTTTGCTGATGGGATTAACACCATTACCCTCGATGAAGCATTGGGGGAATTAGTCATTGACAAAGGCTTAACCATCGATGGCGACCTCGATAATGATGGCAGCCCTGATGTCACGGTGCAACGAGCAAGTGAGGCGACTGCTGAATTCCGCATCTTTAATATTGATGATGGGAATGATGCCAACGTAGTGACTGTTACCCTCGATGGCTTAACCGTTACAGGTGGAGTAGCCAGTGGGTCGTCTCCAAATAATCGCGGTGGGGGAATTTTTAATAACCGTGAAGATTTAACCCTCACCAACAGCACCGTCAGTGGCAATTCGGCTGCTGATTCTGGCGGAGGGATTTATAACTACTATGGCACAGCCAATGTCACCAACAGCACCGTCAGTGGTAATTCTTCCTTCCTAGGCGGCGGGGTTGGTAACAATGGGACATCAACGATCAATAACTCTACCCTTAGTGAAAATTCGGCTGATTTCGCCGGCAGCGGGGTTTTTAACTATGGAACATCAACGATAAATAACTCTACCCTTAGTGGCAATTCGGCTGATTTCGGCGGCGGGATTTATAACAATGGGACATCAACGATCAATAACTCTACCCTTAGTGATAATTCGGCTGAATTCGGCGGCGGGGTTAATAACTTTGGAACATCAACGATCAATAACTCTACCCTTAGTGGCAATTCTGCTAATTCTGGCGGGGGGATTTATAACGCTGGCACAGCCAATGTCACCAACAGCACCGTCAGTGGCAATTCTGCTACTAATGGCGGGGGGATTTATAACGGCTACTATGGTACAGCCAATGTCACCAACAGTATCGTCGCCAATAGTGTGGGGGACGATCTCTCTCGTAACGGTGGAACAATCAACGCCAGTTACAGCCTCATTGAGAATAATGCTGACCAAATCAATGGCACTAATAGCAACAATATCACTGGACAAGACCCCCTCCTTGATCCTGCATTACAAGACAATGGCGGTGTCACACAGACGATCGCGCTGTTAGCGGGTTCACCCGCAATTGATGCTGGCGATAATGACTCGATTCCTACTGGTGTTGACTTTGACCAACGAGGAGACGGCTTCGATCGAATTGTCAACGGCACAGTGGATATTGGGGCGTTTGAATCACTTCCGTTTGCATTGGAAGTGGATACTGAAACTGATGAAAATGATGGTCTTGAAGCAGGAGATGGAATCAGTTTACGAGATGCGATCGAATCGATCGCGCCCGGAGGTACAATTACCTTTGCTGATGGGATTAACACGATTACCCTCGATGAAGCATTGGGGGAATTAGTCATTGACAAAGGCTTAACCATCGATGGCGACCTCGATGATGATGGCAGCCCTGATGTCACGGTAGAACGGGCAAGTGACGCGACCGTTGACTTCCGCATCTTTAATATTAATGATGGGAATGATGCCAACGTAGTGACTGTTACCCTCGATGGCTTAACCGTTACAGGTGGAGTAGCCGATGGGTCGGTTCCAAATGATCGCGGTGGGGGAATTTCTAACCGTGAAGATTTAACCCTCACCAACAGCATCGTCAGTGGCAATTCGGCTGCTAATTATGGCGGGGGGATTTATAATGCTGGCACAGCCAATGTCACCAACAGCACCGTCAGTGGTAATTCTTCCTACATAGGCGGCGGGGTTCTTAACTATGGAACATCAACGATCAATAACTCTACCCTTAGTGGTAATTCGGCTGATTTCGGCGGCGGGATTTATAACTATGGGACATCAACGATAACGATCAATAACTCTACCCTTAGTGGTAATTCGGCTGAATTCGGCGGCGGGATTTATAACGGTGGGACATCAACGATAACTAACTCTACCCTTAGTGGCAATTTGGCTGCTGACGGCGGCGGGGTTTATAACAAAGGAACATCAACGATAACTAACTCTACCCTTAGTGGCAATTCGGCTGATGACCCTTCCTTTGGGGGAAATGGCGGCGGGTTTTTTAATGGTTATGGTGGAACATCAACGATCAATAACTCTACCCTTAGTGACAATTACTCTACTTTCGGCGGCGGGATTTATAACGCCTATGCAACCTTAACGATCAATAACTCTACCCTTAGCAGCAATTCGGCGTTCCAAGGTAGCGGGGTTTATAACTATGGGACATCAACGATAAATAACTCTACCCTTAGTGGCAATTCGGCTGATGACGGCGGCGGGATTTATAACAGTGGGACATCAACGATTAATAACTCTACCCTTAGTGGTAATTCGGCTGATGATTACGGCGGCGGAGTTACTAACTATGGAACATTAACGATCGATAACTCTACCCTTAGTGGCAATTCGGCTGCATACGGCGGCGGGATTTATAACAGCTACTACGGTGGGACATCAACGATTAATAACTCTACCCTTAGTGGTAATTCGGCTGATTTAGGCGGCGGGGTTTCTAACTATGGGACATCAACGATCGATAACTCTACCCTTAGTGGCAATTCGGCGGAATACGGCGGCGGGATTTATAACGCTGGCACAGCCAATGTCACCAACAGCACCGTCAGTGGCAATTCGGCTGCATACGGCGGCGGGGTTAATAACAATGGCACAGCCAATGTCACCAACAGTATCGTCGCCAATAGTGTGGGGGACGATCTCTCTCGTGACACTGGAACAATCAACGCCAGTTACAGCCTCATTGAGAATAATGCTGACCAAATCAATGGCACTAATACCAACAATATCACTGGACAAGACCCCCTCCTTGATCCTGCAGGATTACAAGACAATGGCGGCCCCACACAGACGATCGCGCTGGTTGCTAACTCCCCAGCCATAGACGCTGGCGATAACACTTTAATCCCTGCTGGTGTTGACTTTGACCAACGGGGAACAGGCTTCGATCGAATTGTCAACGGCACAGTGGATATTGGGGCGTTTGAATCACTTCCGTTTGCATTGGAAGTGGATACTGAAACTGATGAAAATGATGGTCTTGAAGCAGGAGATGGAATCAGTTTACGAGATGCGATCGAATCGATCGCGCCTGGGGGAACAATTACCTTTGCTGATGGGATTAACACGATTACCCTCGATGAAGCATTGGGGGAATTAGTCATTGACAAAGGCTTAACCATCGATGGCGACCTCGATAATGATGGCAGCCCTGATGTCACGGTGCAACGGGCAAGTGACGCGACCATTGACTTCCGCATCTTTAATATTAATGATGGGAATGATGCCAACGCAGTGACTGTTACCCTCGACGGTTTAACCGTTAGTGGCGAGACTGTTAATAATAGTGGTACGGTTGCAGTTGAAACCGGTCGCTTACAGTTTGATGCTGGTTATACTCAAACCGCTGGTTTAACCCGTGTGGCGGAAGTCGCAACCTTAGGGGGAACTCTCAATATTGAAGGGGGAACGTTACAAGGTAATGGCTTCATTAATGGCAATGTCACAATGGGAGGCACGTTTGCCCCTGGTAATTCGGTGGGTGAAATTGAGGTTCGAGGTGACTACAATCAAACAACGGCAGGGACTTTAGAAATTGAAATTGGGGGCGTTGAGGCGTTCGATCGAGCCTTCATTGACGGAAATGTCTCCTTAGCTGGTCGTTTAGAGGTTAATCTCTTGGATGGGTTTACGCCTAGCTTGGGGGAAACTTACTCGGTTTTAAGTGCGAATAATATCGAAGGGGACTTTAATCGTTTCCGAGGGTTAGAGTTAGACAATGGACTGCTGTTGCAACCAATTTTAGAAAACAATGAGTTGGTGTTGTCAGTGGAAGAAAGTCGTTTTAGTTCCTCTCAAGATTTAGGCTTTGGACAAACGGGAGTGGATGTGATTACGGGTTCAGAGTTAGATAACTTTGAACAAGAAAGTATCATCTTATTTACAGGAGAGGGGAACGATCGCGCTGAATTTGCAACCAGTTCCGCAAACACCCGCAACCGTCTTTATGGTAGCAAGGGGAATGATGAACTACTTGTCGGTAGCCGCGATCGCGCTTTCGGCGTTTTAGGAAATGATATCCTAGACGCAACGCAAGGGAACGGCAATAACCGACTCTATGGCGGAGACGGACAAGATCAGCTATTTGCAGGTAGTGGCGACATCCTTTTCGGTGGTAACGACGCTGACGAATTTTGGGTGGCAAATAATACCCTCCCCGAAACCGCAAACATCATCGGAGACTTTACCCCCGAAACCGATAAAATTGGCTTAGGTAGCGTTAACCTCAGCTTCGATGACTTAACCTTTAGCGACAGTGAAGGCGATGGGGTGATTGCTACTAATAATCAATCGATCGCGATCGTCAAAAACACCGCCGCCAGTCTTCTGGATAACCCCGATCATTTCCTCTTTACCTAA
- a CDS encoding DUF4089 domain-containing protein, which produces MMSDSSSQNSPESEVTSAYVEQTEALLGLNVPDEYQDNVIENFNQLSAIAQKVMEFPLPSHIEIAPVFKP; this is translated from the coding sequence ATGATGAGTGATTCGAGTTCCCAAAACTCACCAGAATCTGAGGTGACAAGCGCTTACGTTGAACAAACCGAAGCATTGTTAGGCTTAAATGTTCCTGATGAATACCAAGACAACGTGATTGAAAACTTTAATCAACTCAGCGCGATCGCGCAAAAAGTGATGGAATTTCCCCTTCCCTCTCATATCGAAATTGCTCCCGTATTTAAACCTTAA
- a CDS encoding DUF1499 domain-containing protein, with amino-acid sequence MFAGKRPTNLGINSGKLAPCPDTPNCVSSQSDDSEHSIKPLPFVAIAEIKKVVENMERTTIIEENENYLYAEFKSKLMGFVDDVEFHKDDINQVVNVRSASRLGKSDLGVNRKRVEAIREKLEAIEN; translated from the coding sequence ATGTTTGCAGGAAAACGACCCACCAACTTAGGAATAAATTCAGGAAAACTTGCTCCTTGTCCAGATACTCCCAACTGTGTTTCTAGTCAAAGTGATGACTCCGAACATAGTATTAAACCCCTCCCTTTTGTGGCAATTGCTGAGATTAAAAAAGTCGTAGAAAATATGGAACGGACAACCATTATTGAAGAAAATGAAAACTATCTTTATGCTGAATTTAAAAGTAAATTAATGGGTTTTGTAGATGATGTGGAATTTCACAAAGATGATATTAATCAAGTCGTTAATGTTCGCTCGGCATCTCGTTTAGGAAAATCCGACTTAGGAGTCAACAGAAAACGAGTCGAAGCAATTCGTGAAAAATTAGAAGCGATCGAAAATTAA